A window of the Rhizobium viscosum genome harbors these coding sequences:
- a CDS encoding C-terminal binding protein, protein MMTQKKYVVGITDHMIGSPDLEAEVLGQDVEIDFFATTDETLFDPDRLAKLDALMVWGARLGSPSISHLHRCRGVVRYGVGYEKIDLAALANAGIPFANNPDYGTEEVADHAIAMILSLHRRLWEHDARARGYTSGWQVHSLKPLARSNRATVGVIGVGRIGTAVVNRLKPFGFRILGYDPGQPPGHEKAVGYERVEALADILAKSDIVTLHCPATADTRGMLNADGLARLKPGAILVNTARGELLGDLDALEAALRSGHLAAAAIDTLAQEPPGQHPLLFAWRNREDWLSGRLVITPHNAFYSDHAAVEMRTNAARTVRILLDEGRLRNRVTA, encoded by the coding sequence ATGATGACACAGAAGAAATACGTAGTCGGTATCACCGATCATATGATCGGCAGTCCAGATCTGGAGGCCGAGGTGCTCGGCCAGGATGTCGAGATCGATTTTTTCGCGACCACGGACGAGACGCTGTTTGACCCAGATCGTCTGGCAAAACTCGACGCGTTGATGGTCTGGGGCGCACGGCTTGGCTCACCCAGCATCTCCCACCTTCATCGCTGCCGCGGCGTAGTGCGTTATGGCGTGGGCTACGAGAAGATCGATCTTGCGGCCTTGGCAAATGCCGGCATTCCCTTTGCCAACAATCCCGATTACGGCACCGAAGAGGTTGCCGATCACGCGATCGCAATGATCCTCTCGCTCCATCGCCGCCTCTGGGAACATGATGCCCGTGCTCGCGGCTATACATCCGGTTGGCAGGTCCATAGCCTCAAACCGCTTGCCCGGTCGAACCGAGCAACCGTTGGCGTCATCGGCGTCGGACGGATCGGTACGGCGGTCGTCAACCGTTTGAAGCCCTTCGGCTTCCGCATTCTGGGGTACGATCCCGGTCAGCCGCCAGGCCATGAGAAGGCTGTCGGTTATGAGCGCGTGGAGGCCCTAGCGGATATTCTCGCCAAGTCGGATATCGTCACCCTTCATTGTCCGGCAACCGCTGATACGCGGGGCATGCTCAACGCTGACGGCCTCGCCCGGCTGAAACCAGGGGCAATCCTTGTCAACACCGCTCGCGGGGAGCTGCTCGGGGATCTCGACGCGCTCGAAGCAGCATTGCGCAGCGGCCATCTTGCAGCTGCGGCGATCGACACACTGGCACAGGAACCACCCGGCCAGCATCCCCTGCTCTTTGCATGGCGAAACCGTGAGGACTGGCTTTCTGGACGGCTTGTCATCACGCCTCACAACGCCTTTTACTCTGACCACGCGGCTGTCGAAATGCGCACCAATGCAGCGCGGACCGTCAGGATCCTGCTCGATGAAGGCCGGTTGCGAAACCGTGTTACGGCATGA
- a CDS encoding LLM class flavin-dependent oxidoreductase — protein MTNSSEFLWYIPNDVKAGHRGDAAAENHNSLETLTAQARALEDHGWKGALIGTGWGRPDTFTIAAALAARTTTFEPLIAVRPGYWRPANFASAAATLDQLTGGRVRVNVVSGQDDLAAYGDDEGDQAQRYARTKEFLRLVRRLWTEENVTFRGQHFHVTGSTVAPRLDVRGDRRHPKVYFGGASEAAERVSATEADVQLFWGEPLDGVRERIDRLKTLSRELDRDLPPLEFGLRITTLVRETTESAWADAEARVAAMADGKSGSWSDHKAGAVGQQRLLDLNQRGDVLDDNLYTAPGRFGGGGAGTTWLVGSAQDVAGSLHKYQDLGITHFILSDTPYLQEIKRQGDQLLPLVR, from the coding sequence ATGACCAATAGCTCCGAATTTCTGTGGTACATTCCAAATGATGTGAAGGCCGGGCACAGAGGCGATGCCGCCGCCGAAAATCACAACAGCCTTGAAACATTAACTGCCCAGGCCAGGGCACTCGAGGATCATGGCTGGAAAGGGGCGCTCATCGGGACGGGCTGGGGTCGCCCCGACACCTTTACGATCGCAGCAGCACTTGCCGCGCGCACCACCACGTTCGAGCCCTTGATTGCTGTCCGCCCAGGATACTGGCGCCCGGCGAACTTCGCTTCCGCTGCAGCGACGCTCGATCAACTGACGGGAGGTCGTGTTCGGGTCAATGTCGTCTCGGGACAAGATGACCTTGCCGCCTATGGCGACGACGAAGGCGATCAGGCGCAGCGCTACGCGCGCACGAAAGAGTTCCTGCGGCTGGTCCGCCGGCTGTGGACCGAAGAGAATGTCACATTCCGCGGTCAGCATTTTCATGTGACCGGTTCCACCGTCGCACCACGGCTCGATGTGCGTGGCGACCGCCGCCATCCCAAGGTCTACTTCGGCGGCGCTTCGGAGGCAGCTGAACGGGTGTCCGCCACCGAAGCAGACGTCCAGCTCTTTTGGGGCGAGCCGCTTGACGGGGTACGGGAACGGATCGATCGTCTAAAGACGTTAAGCCGCGAACTCGACCGCGATCTTCCTCCCTTGGAATTCGGGCTTCGGATCACAACCCTCGTACGAGAGACAACAGAGAGTGCCTGGGCTGACGCGGAAGCCAGGGTCGCAGCTATGGCTGACGGAAAAAGCGGTAGCTGGAGTGATCATAAGGCGGGTGCGGTCGGTCAGCAGCGATTGCTCGATTTGAACCAGCGGGGCGACGTGCTGGACGACAATCTTTACACTGCCCCTGGCAGATTCGGTGGCGGTGGCGCCGGGACAACATGGCTCGTCGGTTCAGCACAGGATGTGGCGGGATCCCTTCATAAATATCAGGATCTTGGCATTACCCACTTTATCCTCTCCGATACCCCGTATCTGCAGGAGATAAAGCGCCAGGGCGACCAGTTGTTGCCGCTCGTGCGATAG
- a CDS encoding alpha/beta fold hydrolase yields the protein MKKHLVSAIALLVAAAPFAAEARCLPETAITASVRAIPVIDYKSTSIDGVNVFYREAGPKDAPVILLLHGFPTSSHMFRNLIPLLADRYRVIAPDYPGYGQSDAPDHARFQYTFAHLTDIVEKLTDKVGADRYSMYVMDYGAPIGYRLALKHPERVESLIVQNGNAYTEGLAAFWDPIKAYWAEKTPQRREALAGLVTLETTKFQYTDGMGDVARISPDTWVVDQALLDRPGNKDIQLDLLGDYGSNVPLYPDFQAFFRERKPPTLIVWGKNDKIFPESGAHPYLRDLPDAEMHILDSGHFALEDKLDVMAPLIRDFLDRKVCK from the coding sequence ATGAAAAAACATCTCGTTAGTGCCATTGCACTGCTAGTTGCCGCCGCTCCGTTTGCCGCCGAAGCCCGTTGCCTGCCGGAAACCGCGATCACCGCCTCCGTCAGGGCAATTCCCGTCATTGACTACAAGAGCACGTCGATCGACGGCGTGAACGTCTTCTACCGCGAGGCTGGCCCCAAGGACGCCCCGGTCATCCTGCTCCTGCACGGCTTTCCGACCTCGTCGCACATGTTCCGCAACCTCATACCGCTGCTTGCGGACCGCTACCGCGTGATAGCGCCCGACTATCCCGGCTATGGTCAGAGCGACGCGCCCGACCATGCCAGGTTCCAGTACACATTCGCGCATCTGACTGACATCGTCGAGAAACTGACCGACAAGGTCGGCGCCGACCGGTACAGCATGTATGTCATGGATTACGGCGCGCCGATTGGATACAGGCTGGCGCTCAAGCATCCCGAGCGGGTCGAATCCCTGATCGTGCAGAACGGCAATGCTTATACCGAGGGCCTGGCCGCCTTCTGGGATCCGATCAAGGCGTACTGGGCCGAAAAGACACCGCAACGCCGGGAAGCACTCGCCGGCCTGGTGACGCTCGAAACCACGAAGTTCCAATACACCGACGGAATGGGCGATGTCGCGCGGATTAGCCCCGACACCTGGGTCGTCGATCAGGCCCTGCTCGATCGGCCGGGCAACAAGGACATTCAGCTCGATCTCCTGGGCGACTACGGCAGCAATGTTCCGCTCTACCCGGATTTCCAGGCCTTCTTCCGCGAGCGCAAGCCGCCCACGCTGATCGTCTGGGGCAAGAACGACAAGATCTTCCCGGAATCCGGCGCGCATCCCTATCTCCGCGATCTCCCCGACGCCGAAATGCATATTCTCGACAGCGGACATTTCGCCCTGGAAGACAAACTCGACGTGATGGCGCCGCTGATCCGGGACTTCCTCGACCGCAAGGTCTGCAAGTGA
- a CDS encoding alpha/beta fold hydrolase: protein MPHFVSGARAAGAPSLSIVLVHGAFVDGSGWQQVHGELAGFGFEVLVAQHPTISLGEDVAAVEHLIATARHPVLLVGHSYGGAVITQAGANPKVQALAYIAAFVPDVGESVAALNEAAEEPGETKAPLLPPQDGYLIVDPARFPQAFAADVSPAITRFMAAAQLPWGLSAVVATLTHAAWRSKPSFYLVASADRMVPPSAQRRMARRAGASITEIDSSHAAMMSHPQEVAAFLTAAASATPIRGDGQ from the coding sequence ATGCCCCATTTCGTTTCGGGCGCCCGGGCAGCCGGCGCGCCATCCCTCTCGATCGTCCTCGTGCACGGCGCCTTCGTCGACGGCTCCGGCTGGCAACAGGTCCATGGCGAGCTTGCCGGCTTCGGTTTCGAAGTCCTCGTCGCCCAGCACCCGACCATCTCTCTCGGCGAGGACGTTGCCGCCGTCGAGCATCTGATCGCCACCGCTCGTCACCCGGTTCTCCTTGTCGGCCACAGCTATGGTGGGGCCGTCATCACGCAAGCCGGGGCCAATCCGAAGGTTCAGGCACTGGCCTATATCGCGGCTTTCGTACCGGATGTCGGCGAATCTGTCGCGGCACTAAACGAGGCTGCGGAAGAGCCCGGCGAGACGAAGGCACCATTGCTGCCCCCGCAGGACGGTTACCTCATCGTGGACCCCGCCCGTTTTCCGCAAGCCTTCGCAGCCGATGTCTCCCCGGCGATCACCCGGTTCATGGCGGCGGCACAGCTTCCCTGGGGCCTTTCGGCCGTCGTCGCGACCTTGACCCATGCCGCCTGGAGGAGCAAACCCAGTTTCTATCTCGTCGCCTCGGCCGACAGGATGGTGCCGCCGAGCGCGCAGCGCCGGATGGCCCGGCGCGCAGGAGCATCCATCACCGAGATCGACAGCAGCCACGCCGCGATGATGTCGCACCCGCAGGAAGTCGCGGCATTCCTGACGGCCGCTGCCTCGGCGACGCCGATCCGGGGAGACGGGCAATGA
- a CDS encoding alpha/beta fold hydrolase, with protein sequence MTVPVTCHRTTRVAGIDIFYREAGEEGAPVIVLLHGFPSSSHMYRNLIPALADRYHVIAPDLPGFGLSEMPSPTAFEYGFAAFSDVVARFLEQLGAERYALYVMDYGAPTGFRLALAHPDRVTALIVQNGNAYDDGMGDFWAPTRAYWADSGPANRDAMRPFLSLEGTRFQYLAGTRDEARVDPAAWLYDQLFLDRPGAKEIQLDIIYDYRTNVALYPAFHAYFRAHQPPALILWGENDPIFLAEGAHAFLRDLPGAELHFFDTGHFALEDKAHEMIPVMRDFLARTLLPGNRNSETENDYV encoded by the coding sequence ATGACCGTCCCCGTCACCTGCCACCGGACCACGCGCGTCGCCGGCATCGACATATTCTATCGCGAGGCGGGAGAGGAGGGCGCGCCCGTCATCGTGTTGCTCCATGGCTTTCCGAGCTCGTCGCATATGTACCGCAATCTCATTCCCGCGCTCGCCGACCGCTATCATGTCATCGCACCCGATCTTCCAGGCTTCGGCCTGTCAGAAATGCCCTCCCCGACCGCCTTCGAATACGGCTTTGCCGCCTTCTCCGATGTCGTCGCCCGCTTTCTCGAGCAGCTGGGCGCCGAGCGCTACGCTCTCTATGTCATGGATTACGGCGCGCCGACCGGCTTTCGCCTGGCGCTCGCTCATCCCGACCGCGTGACGGCCCTGATCGTCCAGAACGGCAATGCCTATGACGATGGCATGGGCGATTTCTGGGCGCCGACCCGCGCCTACTGGGCCGACAGCGGCCCGGCGAACCGCGATGCGATGCGGCCCTTCCTGTCGCTGGAGGGCACGCGCTTCCAGTATCTCGCCGGCACGAGGGACGAGGCCCGGGTCGATCCCGCCGCATGGCTGTACGATCAGCTCTTCCTCGACCGCCCGGGCGCGAAGGAAATCCAGCTGGACATCATCTACGACTACCGCACCAACGTCGCGCTCTATCCCGCCTTTCACGCCTATTTCCGCGCGCATCAGCCGCCGGCGCTGATCCTGTGGGGCGAGAACGATCCGATCTTCCTGGCCGAAGGCGCACACGCCTTCCTCCGCGACCTGCCCGGTGCCGAACTTCATTTCTTCGACACCGGACATTTCGCCCTCGAAGACAAGGCGCACGAGATGATCCCCGTCATGCGCGACTTCCTCGCGCGAACCCTTTTGCCCGGTAACCGGAACTCAGAGACGGAGAACGACTATGTATAA
- a CDS encoding isochorismatase family protein: MYNSKSKSSVLATGGGMSLIDPSDVLILLLDHQSGLFQTVRDISVSDLRRNVEMIARLATLLNIPVVTTASEPAGPNGPLMPEIHEYAPHAVYVPRSGEVNAWDNDDFVATVCATGRKTLVMAGVWTSVCVMFPALDARAAGYDVYAVLDASGDPSEIASRISLARFVQGGVKPTSANALLSELHRSWARPEAAELAKLYGLAAPNYAAVAESYARARQAAREASQGQTHPVLAT, from the coding sequence ATGTATAACAGCAAATCCAAGTCGAGCGTGCTTGCGACGGGCGGCGGCATGAGCCTCATCGATCCCTCCGACGTCCTGATCCTGCTTCTGGACCACCAGTCCGGCCTGTTCCAGACCGTCAGGGACATATCAGTCTCCGATCTGCGCCGGAATGTGGAGATGATCGCCAGGCTTGCCACGCTTTTGAATATCCCGGTCGTCACGACCGCCTCGGAACCTGCCGGCCCCAACGGCCCGCTGATGCCGGAGATCCATGAATATGCGCCGCACGCCGTCTATGTGCCGCGCAGTGGCGAGGTAAATGCCTGGGACAATGACGATTTCGTCGCCACGGTCTGCGCGACCGGCCGCAAGACGCTCGTCATGGCGGGCGTCTGGACCAGCGTCTGCGTCATGTTTCCGGCGCTCGACGCCCGCGCCGCCGGCTATGACGTCTACGCCGTACTTGATGCCTCGGGGGATCCGAGCGAAATAGCCTCGCGCATTTCGCTCGCCCGCTTCGTCCAGGGCGGCGTCAAACCCACATCTGCCAACGCCCTTCTGTCCGAGCTCCATCGCAGCTGGGCGCGGCCCGAGGCCGCCGAACTCGCAAAACTCTACGGGCTTGCCGCGCCAAACTATGCGGCGGTCGCCGAAAGTTATGCCCGTGCCCGGCAGGCGGCCAGGGAGGCAAGCCAGGGACAGACTCATCCGGTGCTTGCGACATGA
- a CDS encoding ATP-binding protein — translation MSKQSAYLFGDFRLLPEAQSLLHKGRPVALGGRGFDILTLLVERAGEVVSKADLFAHVWPGYIVHDHNLKVNVGNLRRSLTDCDPAADYIATIAGRGYKFVGAVESDLPAPVRPVSFPASHYAAPHEVPKLLGRDEAIQQICGQLDQPGYVTIVGPGGAGKTSLAVTAARHYRGGHDAIAFVDLSTIGDPRFVVPAIASALGISLGLDDPVGGVIAVLREKAPLLIIDNCEHVIAMAATVVERISSEVPAAFILATSREPLRTRHEQIHFLSGLAYPDQATALSSSEALQFPAVQLFISRSHGSGTAEPTEDYVRSVVSICARLEGLALAIELAAGTARALAPSALDDLFRDGFGSMSRGARDAPLRHQTLEAALDWSYRLLPDREAVLLGLLSVFSGRFTADDAEVLYSAGALDPVTGRDALSQLVAKSLVSTDDDGGTVHYRLAESTGAYAAQRLFGSGHRQQARRQVAIRLRDKLQIAEREWSSQTSREWLRKYRRTIDDVRAAIDWAFDPAGDAELGIELVVAALPLWQELSAFREMLAAIDLVGENSAALLKLPPLGRAKLFTARAWAMTLARHMHPQTDNAWRESLFHASGSRNAELEMRSVCGQAVFFAYSGRPRTALRRMRDFAAEKGLNWSSAPDGKRLLAHIEIYAGELDSASSHLEALMDEWGDLEDGYGLSRFQVDLPTGIRLSQALLSWLQGEPDRAAHLAGYAIDRAADLDHMISLGNAISLAALPIAFVEGELETASRLQRQLDDVGRRENVGIYEGTALFFAGAIQAARGDAAGFTGMQDSIAGLLRGGWRNRVPFYRSLLAEAYIAAGEMRLAEDSLRAVLTEIGIREERWWHPDLRRVAGMIEAGNGRPDRATRYFEKSLDCARAMGAGAAVRRTERLMAALG, via the coding sequence TTGTCGAAGCAGAGCGCCTATCTATTCGGCGATTTCCGGCTGTTGCCGGAGGCGCAGTCGCTCCTGCACAAGGGAAGGCCGGTCGCGCTCGGCGGGCGGGGCTTCGATATCCTCACCCTGCTGGTAGAGCGGGCCGGTGAAGTGGTCAGCAAGGCCGACCTGTTTGCCCACGTATGGCCCGGCTATATCGTCCACGACCATAATCTGAAGGTCAATGTCGGTAACCTGCGGCGCTCGCTTACCGACTGCGATCCGGCCGCGGACTATATCGCGACGATAGCCGGCCGCGGCTACAAGTTCGTGGGCGCGGTGGAGAGCGATCTTCCGGCACCGGTGCGGCCCGTTTCTTTCCCCGCAAGTCACTACGCAGCGCCGCACGAGGTGCCGAAGCTGCTTGGCCGCGACGAGGCGATCCAGCAGATCTGCGGCCAGCTCGATCAACCCGGCTATGTCACCATCGTCGGGCCGGGGGGCGCCGGGAAAACCTCGCTTGCGGTCACGGCGGCCCGGCATTACCGCGGCGGACACGACGCCATTGCGTTTGTCGATCTCTCGACGATCGGCGATCCGCGCTTCGTCGTCCCCGCGATCGCCTCCGCTCTTGGCATCTCGCTCGGGCTCGACGACCCGGTCGGGGGCGTGATCGCCGTGCTCCGGGAGAAGGCACCGCTGCTAATCATCGACAATTGCGAGCATGTCATCGCCATGGCGGCGACGGTCGTCGAGCGGATATCATCGGAGGTTCCCGCCGCCTTTATCCTCGCAACCAGCCGCGAGCCCTTGCGCACGCGGCACGAGCAGATCCATTTCCTCTCCGGGCTCGCTTATCCGGACCAGGCGACCGCGCTTTCATCGAGCGAGGCATTGCAGTTTCCGGCTGTCCAGCTCTTCATCTCCAGGTCTCATGGCTCCGGCACGGCTGAACCGACGGAGGACTATGTCCGCAGCGTCGTCTCGATCTGCGCAAGGCTGGAGGGCCTGGCGCTCGCCATCGAGCTCGCCGCCGGCACGGCCCGTGCGCTTGCGCCTTCGGCGCTCGACGATCTCTTCAGGGACGGCTTCGGTTCGATGAGCCGGGGAGCACGGGACGCGCCTTTGCGCCACCAGACGCTCGAAGCCGCGCTCGACTGGAGCTACCGGCTTCTTCCCGATCGCGAGGCCGTCCTGCTCGGACTGCTTTCGGTGTTTTCGGGCCGGTTCACTGCCGACGACGCGGAGGTCCTCTATTCCGCCGGCGCCCTCGACCCCGTAACGGGACGCGACGCGCTGTCCCAGCTCGTGGCGAAATCGCTCGTCTCGACGGACGATGACGGCGGAACCGTGCATTACAGGCTGGCCGAAAGCACCGGCGCCTATGCGGCGCAGCGTCTTTTCGGCTCGGGCCATCGGCAGCAGGCGAGGCGACAGGTCGCCATCCGGCTGCGGGACAAGCTGCAGATCGCCGAAAGGGAATGGTCTTCGCAGACGTCCCGCGAATGGCTGCGGAAATATCGCCGGACAATCGACGATGTCCGGGCTGCGATCGACTGGGCCTTCGATCCCGCCGGCGACGCGGAACTGGGCATCGAGCTGGTCGTGGCCGCACTGCCGCTATGGCAGGAGCTTTCGGCGTTCCGGGAAATGCTGGCGGCGATCGACCTTGTAGGCGAAAACAGCGCCGCACTCCTGAAGCTTCCGCCGCTGGGACGGGCGAAGCTGTTTACGGCGCGGGCCTGGGCGATGACGCTTGCCCGCCACATGCATCCGCAAACCGACAATGCCTGGCGCGAGAGCCTCTTTCATGCGAGCGGATCGCGCAATGCCGAACTCGAAATGCGCTCGGTCTGCGGACAGGCGGTCTTCTTCGCCTATTCCGGCCGGCCGCGCACGGCTTTGCGCCGTATGCGGGATTTCGCCGCGGAAAAGGGGCTCAACTGGTCGAGCGCGCCCGACGGCAAGCGGCTGCTCGCCCATATCGAGATCTATGCCGGCGAACTGGATTCGGCATCGAGCCATCTCGAGGCACTGATGGACGAATGGGGCGATCTGGAGGACGGGTACGGATTGTCCCGATTCCAGGTCGATCTGCCCACCGGAATTCGTCTGTCGCAGGCGCTTCTGTCGTGGTTGCAGGGAGAGCCTGATCGCGCCGCCCATCTGGCCGGCTATGCCATCGATCGGGCCGCGGATCTCGATCACATGATATCGCTCGGCAATGCGATCTCGCTTGCGGCGCTTCCGATCGCCTTCGTGGAGGGTGAGCTCGAAACCGCGTCCCGGCTTCAGCGGCAGCTGGATGACGTCGGACGACGCGAGAATGTCGGCATCTACGAGGGCACCGCCCTGTTCTTCGCCGGCGCCATTCAGGCCGCTCGAGGCGACGCAGCCGGCTTCACCGGGATGCAGGACAGCATTGCCGGATTGCTCCGGGGCGGCTGGCGCAATCGTGTGCCTTTCTACCGCAGTCTTCTGGCGGAAGCCTATATTGCCGCGGGCGAGATGCGCCTTGCGGAAGACAGCCTGCGTGCCGTGCTCACCGAAATCGGGATCCGCGAGGAGCGCTGGTGGCATCCGGATCTGAGGCGCGTCGCGGGAATGATCGAAGCCGGCAACGGCCGACCGGATAGGGCGACACGCTATTTCGAGAAGTCTCTGGACTGCGCCCGCGCCATGGGTGCGGGCGCCGCGGTCCGGCGGACGGAGCGTCTCATGGCGGCGCTCGGCTGA
- a CDS encoding GNAT family N-acetyltransferase — MNPSPSADVGPRQEDAIEAKAFIDLYQAARGQLPDEERFDCVSLQGGCVISLPRAPATGLNRILGLGKTEDLDEAYKWMEGRRGNRFLQLNIDAASDAVKHWVQSKGLIPHGPGWAKLARNADAVADLAPGAVKTRQVLPEEARLFGAMMCAGFGFPEDLAALWSSIVGRDGWSCHYALDGDTPVGTGAMFASGSFAWLGGGTTVPSFRNRGAQKALIYARLQEGLARGVSTFVVETEALSPEKANISNANLTKMGFVHRYNRANFLLG, encoded by the coding sequence TTGAATCCTTCTCCCTCTGCCGATGTCGGCCCGCGCCAGGAAGACGCCATCGAAGCCAAGGCCTTCATCGACTTATATCAGGCGGCCCGCGGGCAATTGCCCGACGAGGAACGATTCGATTGCGTTTCCCTCCAAGGTGGATGCGTCATCTCACTTCCGCGGGCGCCCGCGACCGGCCTCAACCGCATCCTGGGTCTCGGCAAAACCGAAGATCTCGATGAAGCCTACAAGTGGATGGAAGGAAGGCGGGGAAACCGGTTCCTGCAACTCAATATCGACGCCGCATCGGACGCGGTGAAACATTGGGTCCAGTCGAAGGGTCTCATACCGCATGGTCCGGGATGGGCAAAGCTGGCGCGGAACGCAGACGCGGTCGCCGATTTGGCGCCCGGCGCGGTGAAAACGCGACAGGTCCTGCCGGAGGAAGCCAGGCTATTCGGCGCAATGATGTGCGCCGGCTTCGGCTTTCCGGAGGACCTTGCCGCTCTGTGGTCCTCGATCGTCGGCAGAGACGGCTGGTCCTGCCATTACGCGCTTGACGGGGATACGCCCGTCGGAACCGGCGCGATGTTCGCTTCGGGATCCTTCGCCTGGCTCGGCGGTGGAACGACGGTTCCGAGCTTTCGCAACCGCGGCGCACAGAAGGCCCTGATATATGCCCGCCTGCAGGAAGGCCTGGCCCGCGGCGTATCGACCTTCGTGGTCGAAACCGAAGCCCTCTCGCCTGAAAAGGCCAATATCTCGAACGCCAACCTGACGAAAATGGGCTTCGTCCATCGCTACAACCGCGCCAACTTCCTCTTAGGCTAG